The following coding sequences lie in one Silene latifolia isolate original U9 population chromosome 5, ASM4854445v1, whole genome shotgun sequence genomic window:
- the LOC141654817 gene encoding uncharacterized protein LOC141654817 produces MDNAAEHTPGSSSASPKVQGGCSLTGRPPDRGLLTTAPPPRPVMRGGKRARTTIIYCDRTGISNVPETPIQPQPKRRRKAQINRQPRLPTAHAAQPLPTEQLKLPHGGVCVKCNAQKFAYETPFFCCANGAIQLPTNAYPPTLVRLYTSPDEDAVHFRAYARMYNNLFAFSSIGGNYAASTLKGIYVFTLHGQIYHHVPTLLPNDGRPKYLQLYFYDGRHEALNRTGCFPEVRGDIINTLMQITQSNPYARFFRSLKELPIDENTQIKLNRNTVLDQRVYNAPTSDEVAVIWTESSSSSESSTPHITVTAKDNKSHRIMHYYGCYDPLQHPLLFPSGECGWVQGLRKVTPGTTQIESHAPDRASLELTQTVEGLLEDELNRAEQGYGPKDKIISCRQYYCYKLQNRPGNMLLRTGRCFQQYVVDMYVKIENTRLDYFRNNQETIRAELYQGIIDTVGTGECRASNVGKRVILPPTFLGGPRDMKKRYLNSMALVHRFGKPDLFVTMTCNPTWPEIKNHLAPREEAHNRPDLVARVFRAKLLALKKQIVEKHIFGEVAAYVYVVEFQKRGLPHVHFLIILKDGYRLKCPADFDKFVCAEIPSMANPALRKTVLKHMMHGPCGKLNPACSCMKHANSPGCCKYEYPKSYTADRTVNGAGYPEYRRRNTGEKVLIRDHELDNKWVIPYNPYLLALFDCHLNVEVCSTMHAVKYLYKYIYEGHDKISFSVTDAEEPTTIDEIAQFQSGRWVSPCEAAWRIFGFDLFETYPPVMPLQVHLPNMQTIRLRSTDNLADVIADEKRSRTPLTEFFKKSATKDCPKLLYGEFTEHYRWDTGTRTWEKKEKQSYCDWQEAALRHRLLEEEDAAELCMAEACAVQMPTALRRLFSTLLIFAQPKDPYLLWDTHYESLSDDFRLKFPADPRKVSQLTARSVERYLEAMGKTMAEFGLEHLDTCNDDEMRRTRDIVDALDAAIPEDCTLCKALLNSAQKEAFDTIMEHVRMSKPGAFFVDGPGGTDKTFLYKALYAEVRLMGQIVLPTASSGIAAANIPGGRTTHSQFKIPLECDISLAWDIPKQSSLAALIRATTLIIWDEASMSKRQTLPILPIKSQREVLEASLFSSHLWPKLTKFSLSENLRARDDPEFARFLLALGNGELQTKEYENIELPDGLVRVLDSDDPNPISGLAALAFPELDLGTFDPDIFTNRAILTPLNDDVDAINDALIDKFPGKAVTYTSHDSMLDDTCAVYPAEFINKLNPGGMSPHKLILKENCPVILIRNLQPSFGLCNGTRLICKRFLPNTIECVIMTGQHKGDCVLIPRIKLQPAPSANYPFQFQRNQFPLKLSFAMSINKCRTTNTLQGESHWLHVKLNDFSIYDVHLYLGCSLCGAGSVQEEGLHIFVLHV; encoded by the exons GTACAGGGAGGTTGCTCCTTAACGGGACGACCGCCAGATAGAGGCCTACTTACAACTGCCCCTCCACCTAGGCCAGTTATGCGTGGCGGCAAACGAGCCAGAACGACAATTATTTACTGCGACCGTACTGGAATAAG CAATGTGCCTGAAACACCTATACAGCCGCAGCCTAAAAGACGAAGAAAGGCCCAAATTAACCGACAACCGA GGTTACCTACAGCTCACGCGGCACAACCGTTACCTACAGAGCAATTGAAGTTGCCGCACGGTGGGGTATGTGTTAAGTGCAACGCACAAAAGTTTGCATACGAAACCCCGTTTTTCTGCTGTGCTAATGGAGCTATTCAGTTACCTACAAATGCATATCCTCCTACATTAGTGCGCTTGTATACCTCCCCTGATGAGGATGCAGTTCATTTCCGTGCGTACGCAAGGATGTACAACAATCTCTTTGCTTTTAGCTCTATTGGCGGAAATTATGCTGCATCCACCCTCAAAGGTATTTATGTCTTTACTCTCCATGGCCAAATATATCATCACGTACCTACTTTACTTCCCAATGATGGTAGGCCAAAATATCTACAACTTTATTTCTATGATGGGCGGCATGAGGCGCTTAATCGAACTGGTTGCTTCCCAGAGGTAAGGGGAGATATAATTAACACCCTAATGCAGATTACCCAGTCCAATCCTTACGCGCGCTTCTTTCGATCCCTTAAAGAATTACCCATAGATGAAaatacccaaataaaactaaaCAGGAACACTGTTTTGGACCAGCGAGTGTACAACGCACCCACATCTGATGAGGTAGCTGTTATTTGGACGGAAAGTTCATCTTCTAGCGAGTCTAGCACCCCACATATAACTGTAACTGCAAAGGACAACAAGTCCCATCGAATAATGCACTACTATGGTTGTTATGATCCTTTGCAACACCCATTGCTTTTCCCGTCCGGGGAATGTGGGTGGGTGCAAGGGCTTCGAAAAGTAACCCCGGGCACGACCCAAATAGAAAGCCACGCTCCTGACAGGGCGTCTTTAGAACTTACACAAACTGTCGAAGGCCTATTAGAAGATGAATTAAACC GCGCGGAGCAAGGCTATGGTCCAAAGGATAAAATTATATCGTGCCGGCAATATTACTGCTACAAGTTACAAAACCGCCCCGGTAATATGCTCCTGCGGACAGGTCGGTGCTTCCAACAGTATGTGGTGGACATGTACGTTAAAATCGAAAACACGCGGCTTGATTATTTCAGAAATAATCAAGAGACGATAAGGGCTGAATTATACCAGGGAATTATTGATACTGTCGGAACGGGTGAATGCCGTGCATCGAACGTTGGCAAGAGAGTGATTCTGCCACCGACTTTCTTGGGGGGACCTCGGGACATGAAAAAAAGATATCTGAATTCAATGGCCTTGGTACACAGGTTTGGAAAACCTGACCTGTTTGTCACTATGACATGCAATCCTACCTGGCCCGAAATAAAAAACCACCTAGCACCAAGAGAAGAGGCTCATAATCGGCCGGACTTAGTTGCAAGAGTTTTCCGTGCTAAGCTTTTAGCTCTGAAGAAACAGATTGTGGAAAAGCACATTTTTGGAGAAGTTGCAGCTTACGTATACGTGGTTGAATTCCAGAAAAGAGGCCTTCCCCATGTACACTTCCTGATAATTCTAAAAGACGGGTATAGGCTGAAATGTCCGGCagattttgacaaatttgtctgTGCTGAAATACCGTCAATGGCTAACCCTGCCCTCCGTAAGACTGTGCTTAAACACATGATGCACGGTCCTTGTGGCAAACTTAACCCTGCATGTTCATGCATGAAGCATGCTAACAGTCCTGGGTGTTGCAAATACGAATACCCAAAGTCCTACACAGCTGACAGAACAGTTAATGGTGCTGGATATCCAGAGTATAGAAGGCGGAACACAGGCGAAAAGGTGCTTATCCGGGATCATGAACTAGACAACAAATGGGTTATCCCGTATAACCCGTACTTGTTGGCTTTATTCGACTGTCACCTGAATGTTGAGGTATGCTCAACAATGCATGCAGTCAAATATTTGTATAAGTATATATACGAAGGCCACGACAAAATTTCCTTTAGTGTTACGGACGCCGAAGAACCCACAACAATAGATGAAATAGCGCAATTCCAATCAGGACGATGGGTATCTCCGTGCGAAGCAGCTTGGCGGATATTCGGATTTGATTTATTTGAAACATACCCACCAGTAATGCCCCTGCAAGTGCACCTACCCAACATGCAGACAATACGCCTGAGATCAACAGATAACTTGGCTGATGTAATTGCTGATGAGAAAAGGAGTCGCACCCCTCTTACTGAGTTTTTCAAGAAAAGCGCAACTAAAGACTGCCCCAAACTATTATACGGGGAGTTTACTGAACATTACCGTTGGGATACTGGAACCAGAACTTGGGAAAAAAAGGAGAAACAAAGTTATTGTGATTGGCAG GAGGCAGCGCTCCGACACAGGCTGCTTGAAGAAGAAGATGCTGCTGAGCTATGCATGGCGGAGGCTTGCGCAGTACAAATGCCTACAGCACTTCGTcgccttttctcaacattgctcatttTCGCACAACCAAAGGATCCATATTTGTTGTGGGATACACACTATGAATCATTGTCAGACGATTTTCGACTAAAGTTCCCAGCCGACCCACGGAAAGTTAGCCAGCTAACAGCTCGTTCAGTGGAGAGGTACTTAGAAGCTATGGGGAAAACTATGGCGGAGTTTGGTCTGGAAcatctagatacttgcaacgatgatGAAATGAGGCGCACTAGAGATATAGTTGATGCCCTTGACGCAGCAATACCTGAGGACTGCACGTTATGTAAGGCACTCCTAAATTCAGCTCAGAAGGAGGCGTTTGACACAATTATGGAACATGTACGCATGTCTAAACCAGGTGCATTCTTTGTAGATGGGCCGGGTGGCACTGATAAAACCTTCCTATACAAAGCGTTGTACGCTGAAGTACGCCTAATGGGGCAGATAGTCCTGCCAACAGCATCATCAGGCATAGCTGCAGCGAACATACCGGGCGGGCGAACCACCCATTCACAATTCAAAATTCCCTTGGAATGTGACATATCTTTAGCATGGGACATTCCTAAGCAAAGTAGTCTCGCTGCGTTGATTCGGGCAACAACCTTGATAATCTGGGACGAAGCTTCGATGTCAAAGCG GCAAACACTTCCAATCCTACCCATAAAGTCGCAACGTGAGGTATTGGAAGCCAGTTTGTTCAGCTCACACCTCTGGCCAAAGTTAACAAAGTTTAGCTTATCTGAAAATCTCCGTGCAAGAGATGATCCTGAATTTGCACGGTTTTTGCTTGCACTTGGTAACGGCGAGTTGCAAACCAAGGAATATGAAAACATTGAACTACCAGATGGGCTGGTCAGGGTGCTGGACAGCGATGACCCAAACCCGATAAGCGGTTTGGCGGCACTTGCATTTCCAGAATTGGACCTTGGCACATTTGATCCCGACATCTTTACAAATCGAGCGATTCTGACACCGCTAAACGACGATGTGGATGCCATTAACGATGCTCTGATTGACAAGTTCCCCGGCAAGGCTGTAACCTACACAAGCCATGATTCAATGTTAGATGATACCTGTGCAGTTTACCCGGCAGAATTTATCAACAAACTAAATCCTGGTGGAATGAGTCCTCACAAACTTATTCTTAAAGAAAATTGTCCTGTTATTCTGATCCGGAACCTCCAACCATCATTTGGCTTATGCAACGGCACACGCTTGATTTGCAAGAGATTTTTACCGAACACAATTGAATGTGTAATTATGACGGGCCAACACAAAGGAGACTGTGTACTTATACCACGCATCAAGCTTCAGCCAGCTCCTTCAGCTAACTATCCTTTTCAGTTTCAAAGAAATCAGTTCCCTTTAAAGCTGAGCTTTGCAATGTCGATTAACAAGTGTCGG ACTACCAACACTTTACAAGGGGAGAGCCACTGGCTACATGTGAAGCTGAATGACTTTAGCATATATGATGTGCACTTGTACCTTGGCTGCAGCCTCTGCGGCGCTGGCAGCGTTCAAGAAGAAGGGCTGCATATATTTGTACTACATGTTTAA